The genomic interval ACACTGGCCGTGATGGGCTTCCAGGTGAAGGTCGCGGCCGATCGCTTCGTGTTCCTCATCGGCGCGGAGGAACAACGGGCGGTGCTGGCCGCCCATCGGGTCGCCGTTTCGACGCCGCCAAACGCCATGATCTTGTCCATGCAGCACTCGGGCAGCTTGCGCTACTATTCCGGCCGCAAGACGATCCGATGGGACTTCCTGATGGCGCGTGACCTCGATGCGGCTGTCGCCGCGATCCGCGCCCGCGGCTACAGGCCCTACATCGCGCTCGACGCCTGGGAACGGCCGCGTTTCGAGGAACGATTCGCGGGCTGGAGCGCGCTGGGGAATCTCGACAACGTGCCACGAACCGAGTTGGTCCGGAATTTCTGGCTCTTCCAACCCTGACGCGGATCGGGGTCTGATTGCCGAGGTGAAGGTGCAGGACGTTCTCACGCTCTATCGGCACGAGCTCCGGATGGCCTTCCGCGAGCGGTCGATCGTCGTCGGCAGTGTGCTGATGCCGCTCGTGCTGTACCCGCTGATCCTGTGGCTGATGTTCACCGGCATCACGTTCGTCATGGGGCAGACCGAGGGACAGCTCGCACGAATCGTCGTGCGCGGACTTCCCGCCGGCCACCCGGCGCTGACGAGCGCACTGAAGGTGACGGACAAGTTCCAGCAGGTCACGGAGGCCGATCCCCGGCGGGCCGCGGACCTGGTACGGTCGGGCGACGTGGATGCGGTCGTCGAGTTCACGCCCGCCGAGGGGGCGGCGGCCGCGCTGCCGCGGAACTTCGCGGTGCGGGTGACGTTCGACGCGTCGAAGGAACGGAGTGTGGCCGCCCGCGACCGCGTCTCATCGGCGGTCCAGCGTTACCGCGACGACTGGCTGCAGAGGGAGGCGACGGCCCGGCGCGTGCTCGTCACGACCTGGAGCACGTTCACGGTCGCCGACCGTGATATCTCCACGGGCCGCCAGGTCGGCAGCCGGATCCTCGGCATGATGCTGCCGCTCTTCTTCGTGATCATGGTGGCGGTCGGCTCGTTCTACCCGGCGATCGACAGCACGGCCGGCGAGCGCGAGCGAGGCACCTGGGAAACGACGCTGACGCTCTCGGTGTCGCGCACCCATCTCGTCCTCGCGAAGTACCTGAGCGTGGCCACACTGGGATGCCTGGCCGGCGTCATCAACATGATCGCGATGCTCGCCACGATCCGCCCGATCCTGGCGCCGCTCGTCGCCCGGACCGGGGAACAGCTCGACTTCGCGGTCTCGCCGTGGAGCCTGCCAATCGTTCTGGCCGGCGCGGCGCTCCTGGCCGGGTTCGCCGCGGCGGGTATGATGATGTTCGCCGTCTTCGCCCGGACGTTCAAGGAGGGCCAGGCGATGATCACGCCGTTCTACATGCTGCTGATCATCCCGGTCTTCTTCATCCAGGATCCCGACATTGTCTTCACCACCCCTCGCGCGCTGGTTCCGGTGATGAACGTGGCGCTCATGATCCGGGAGGCGATCCTCGGGCGCCTGCCCTGGCCCCAGATCGCCGTCACCTGCCTCGCGTCGGTCGTGCTGATTGCGGTCTGCATCCGCCTCGCGACGTTCGTCCTGCGGTTCGAAGACGTCGTGATCGGGTCCTACGGCGGTTCATTCGCCACGTTCTTCTCGAGACGGATTCTCGGGCGCACGCCGAAGCGCGGCGCCGTGGAGGGAGCATGACCGCGTCGATCACCGCCCGGGCCCTGCAGAAGGTGTTCCTCGATGAAGGACGGGGCGAGGTGCGTGCCGTGGACGGCGTGGACTTCGAGTGCCACCCGGGCGAGATCTTCGGCCTGCTGGGCGCCAACGGCGCGGGCAAGACGACGACGCTCCGGCTGCTGTCGACGATCCTGCAGCCGACCGCCGGATCGGCGACGGTGATGGGCTACGACGTGATGACCGCGCCCGAAATGGTCCGGCGTCACCTGGGATTCTACTCGGCATCGACGGCGCTCTATCCCCGCCTGACGGCGCGGGAGACGATCGACTTCTTCGCCCGCGTGAACGGGTACGCGCCGGAGCGACTCTCGGCGCGCGTGGATCAGCTCGTCGAGCGGTTCGGAATCGGGCCGTACGCGAAGGCCCGGGTGGACAAGCTGTCGTCCGGGATGAAGCAGAAGGTCTCCATCGCCCGTACCGTCGCGCACGACCCGCCCGTGCTCATCTTCGACGAGCCGACCGTCGGCCTCGACGTCCTCAACGCGCTCGAGATGCAGAAGGTGATCGCGGAGTTCAGGGCCGAAGGCAAGGCGATCATGTTCTCGACGCACATCATGAGCGAGGCCGAGCGGCTGTGCGACCGCATCGCGATCATCCACGACGGACGGATCCTCGCCTGTGACACGCTGGCGGCGTTGCGGCAGGCGACTGGACACCGGTATCTCGAGGACATCTTCGTGCACTTCGTGAGGCCGGATGTCGAGTCTCCCGCCGCCGGGGATCGGCCATGAAGCTCGATACGGCCGTCGTCCGCACACTCCTACGGACCGAGATCCTGATGCTGCTGAGGGATCGGCGGACCCTCGTGCTGTCGGTCGTACTGCCCCTGCTGCTGATGCCGCTGATGATGTTCGGCTCGCAGATCATGGAGAAGCGGCGCCAGCAACGGCTCGAAACCGCCGAGTATACCTTCGCCGTGACCGGACCGGCCGCCGCCGAAGTCCGGCCGCACGTCGACGCGACGGTCGCGCGACTCCTGCGGGAACGGGCGAACGATGCGTCGGTGCTGCGGGTCCGGGAGATCGTCGTCACCGATGGACTCGCCGCATTGCGGCGGGAACAGCTCGACTTCGTCGTCGAGGCCTCGACGGCGCCCGCCTCACCCGTTGTCCCTCCACCCGGTGCACCCAGGCCCGGAGATCGGTCGGCCGGCGCGCGCGAGACACCGGTGCCCGGCGTGCCTGTGGTCACCGTCATCAAGCGCGGCGAATCGGACCGGTCGTCGCGAGCCGCGTCACGATGGCGGGACGCCTTGCGTGAGACGCGACGCCTGGAACGCGCACACCTGATGGCCGAGGCCGGGCTCCCGGTGGCGGTGGCCGACGTCGCCGTCGTCACAAACGCCAACGTCGCCACCGAGGGACAGGTGGCCGGCCTGACGCTCGGACGGCTCCTGACGCTGATGCTGCTGATGTTCCTCCTCACCGGCGGGTCGTCGGTCGCCACCGACAGCCTGGCCGGCGAGAAGGAACGGGGCACGCTCGAGACCCTGCTGACCACGGCGGCCGGTCGCGTCGAGATCGTGACCGCGAAACTGCTGGCCGTGCTTCTCGTCGCGCTGGCCACGACAGTGATCCAGGTGGCCAACCTGCTGGTCTACGTCGGCTTCAAAATCATCCCGGCCAGTGCGGGATTCTCCGCGGCGATCCATCCCGCCGCCACCGTCCTCATCCTCGCGCTGTTCCTGCCGTTGGCGGCGCTGGTTGCCTCCGTGTTGTTGCTGATCTCCGGCCACGCCCGGACGTACAAGGAAGCGCAGTTCCTGTTCCTGCCGGTGTTCCTGATCGGCATGGTGCCCGCGCTCGCGGCGTTCCTGCCAGGGCTGAAGCTCCGGTCCGCCATCGCGGTGATCCCCGTGTCGAACGTGGCGGTCGCGGTGAAGGAGATCCTGACCGGCCGCTTCGACTGGCCGATGCTCGTCGTGACGTTCGCGGTGAACGCCGCCGCCGCGGCCTGGCTGGTCCGCCTGACCGTCCGCGCGCTCTCCACCGAACGCCTCGTGTCTCCGACTCAGACCGACAGCGTCGCGATCGTCGGCGGCGCGCCGCTGTTCAGCCGACACGTCTTTCGATGGTTCGCCGTGCTGTGGGGCATCTTGATCCTCACGTCGGGGTACCTCGGGGAGTCGCACATTCGCGTGCAGGTGTCGGTCAACCTGCTCGTCCTGTTCACGGGAACCGTCGCGCTGATCCTGTCCCGATACCGGCTCGAGCCGCGAACCGCGCTCGCGTTGCGGCCCGTGAAACCGGCGGTCTGGCTGGCGGTCCTGATCGGCGCACCGGCAGGCTTGCTCACCGGGATCGGCGTCTTCCGTGTCGCGGCGCTCGTGTTCCCCGTCCCTCCGCAGGCGCTCGAGGCGTTCAGCAAGGCACTGTTGCCCGCGGACTTCCCGCTGTGGCAGGCGGTGATCTTCGTGGCCGTCATGCCGGGCATCTTCGAGGAGTTGCTCTTCCGCGGCGTCTTCCTCCACGGCCTCGTCCGCCGGTTCCATCCGATCGTCGCCGTCGTGGCGATCGGCGCGATGTTCGGCCTCATGCACGTGTCGCTCTTCCGTCTCGTGCCGACGGCCTACCTCGGCATGCTGCTGGCCGGCATCACGCTCGTGACGGGCTCGGTGTTCCCGGCGATGCTCTGGCACTTCCTGAACAACCTGCTCGGCGTGTCGTCGCCCTCGCTGAACATCCCGTGGGAGGCCTTCGGTCCGTCCACCTACGGCGCGGCGGCGCTGGCACTCGCGCTCAGTGGCTGGATTCTCTGGAGGAACCGGACGCCGTACCCCGGGCTGAGGTGGCGCGCCCCTACTTCCGGGGCCTAACGCCGAGGGCTTCGAGTCGCGCATGCACTTCCTCGCCGTGGCCGTCCGGGACCACCTGCTTGTCGATGAAGAGAATCCGCCCGTCCACGCCGATGTAGAACGTCCATCGGGCCGGCGCGGGACGCCCGCCCGCCAGCACCCCGTACGCGTGCGCCACCCGGCGGCCGGGGTCGCTCAGGATCGGATGAGGCAGATCGAGCACCTCGGCGATCTCGCGGTTTCGCTCCACCGGATCGGTGCTTGCCTCGAAGAACGCGACGTCGAACGCACGCAGCGCATCGCCGCGCTCACGGCGCGGCTGACAATCAATCACTCAGAGCTTGGCGAATACCTTCGGGAACCAGGCGAGCACGATCGGCTGCTTGCCGACGAAGTCGGCGAGCCGGTACGTCTTTCCGTCCGAGCCGGGCAGCGTGAAGGCGGGCGCGGGATCGCCGGGCTTCAGGCCCGCATCGTCCTGCGCCGAGACCCGGGTGAGCGTCACCAAGGTCAGGATCCCGATCGCCAGCCAACACGCAACGCGGCAGTTCAAGCCGGTCCTCCGCGCCGAACGCGTCCCGCTCGACCGTTTCGCGATGCCTCAGGCACCGAGAGCGTCAGTGTCCGCACGGTCCGACCAGGCAGGAACGAGATGGCTACCCCTTCGCCGTGTGACAACGGATGTCGTGGTTGAGCGTGTGGATCTGTCGCCTGAGGCTCCGGAGTAGCACCTGGTCGTGGGCCTCCAGCGCGGCATCTCGCCGCTTGCGCAGGTCTCGCATCGCCACTTTTGTCGCCAACTTGTCGAAGCCGCCGAGAGCGTGGTGTTCGTGCGTCGTGACGTTCAGCGCCTTGCAGAGGGCGACGAGCAAGTGATCCTTGTTCAGCTGGGTGTAGCCACGAACTGCTTCGTGCTCGACGCCTTTCGCAATCTCACGCAGATCGCCGACGGTCTTTTCCTTCAGCTCATGGTAGGTGTACGCCATCGTCCCTCCTTCGGGCGCATTGTAACCAAAGCGCCGGGACGCTGCACGTCATCTGATCGGCAAGGGGGGATCGGTTGTCGGAGCCGGTTCGGCCGTGGACGGGGACGGTGCAGCCAGCGCGGGACGTGCGCGCAGACGCCAAGGCATCAGCAGAGACTCGGTCAGACGGGATCCCGAGAGCTTCGAATGCCCCTGGGTCCGTTCGGTGAAGACGATCGGCACCTCGACCACGCGCGCCCCCCGCCGAACCGCCTCGAACGCCATCTCCACCTGGAACGCGTACCCCTCGGATACGATGCGATCGAGCGGAATGCGCTCGAGCGTCTCCCTCCTCCAACAGCGGAACCCGGCCGTGCAATCGGTCAGCGGGAGGCCGGTCACGGCTCTGATGTAGCGGTTGGCGAACGTGCTCAGAACCAGCCGGCGAAGCGGCCAGTTCACGACGCTAATGCCGTGCACGTACCTCGAGCCGATGGCGAGGTCCGCGTCGTCCACGGCGGCCACCAGCTCGGGCAACGCCTTCGGGTCGTGTGAGAAGTCGGCGTCCATCTGACAGATGCGATCGGCGTCTCCGATCAGCGCGTGCTGAAACCCATCCACATAGGCCCGGCCCAGGCCGGCCCGGCCCGTCCGGTGGAGAACCGAGACGCGCCCCGGATACTTCGCCGCGACGAGATCCGCAATCTCACCAGTACCGTCCGGCGAACGGTCGTCCACCACCATCGCCTGGTAGCCGTCGAGTGCGAGGATCGCATGGAGGAGCGGCTCGATCGTCTCGCGTTCGTTGAAGGTGGGGACGATGACCAGCACGCGCATTTTCAGACGTCTCCAGGGATCGCCGCATCCAAGGCGGGAGGTGGCCGGCCGCCACGCGCCCGCCACCGACGGGCGTGTTTCTACTCTAGCTCGTTTGACGCCTCCGGGTCCCTCTTTCGACCGATACCCTCGCGCTCCTCATCCTTCCTCCTTCATCCTTCATCCTTCCTCCTTCATCCTTCCTCGTTTCTCCCTCCTCCTTCCTCCTTCATCCTTCATCCTTCATCCTTCATCCTTGTTCTTCGCCCTCACCTTCCCGTCGTCCGCCCGAGCATCCGTTCCATCCATGCCGCGGTCGCCCTGGATGCAGCGACCCAGTTCCGATGCAGCAGAAAATCGTGGATGTCGTCGGGGATGATCATCTCCTCGAACGGTACGCCTTTCGCCTTCAGGCGCTGCACCAGGTCCACGGTCTGCTGAAACTGCACGTTGCGGTCGTCGTCGCCGTGGATGAGCAGCACAGGCGATTTCCAGGTGGAGATCGCCGACACTGGCGAGGACTCCCAGGCCACCGTGGCCGCCTTCCGAAGCTCGTCCTCGCTGACGCCGTCGCCGACAAGTGCGGAGACGGCCAACTCGGGATTCGAAG from Vicinamibacterales bacterium carries:
- a CDS encoding ABC transporter permease codes for the protein MQDVLTLYRHELRMAFRERSIVVGSVLMPLVLYPLILWLMFTGITFVMGQTEGQLARIVVRGLPAGHPALTSALKVTDKFQQVTEADPRRAADLVRSGDVDAVVEFTPAEGAAAALPRNFAVRVTFDASKERSVAARDRVSSAVQRYRDDWLQREATARRVLVTTWSTFTVADRDISTGRQVGSRILGMMLPLFFVIMVAVGSFYPAIDSTAGERERGTWETTLTLSVSRTHLVLAKYLSVATLGCLAGVINMIAMLATIRPILAPLVARTGEQLDFAVSPWSLPIVLAGAALLAGFAAAGMMMFAVFARTFKEGQAMITPFYMLLIIPVFFIQDPDIVFTTPRALVPVMNVALMIREAILGRLPWPQIAVTCLASVVLIAVCIRLATFVLRFEDVVIGSYGGSFATFFSRRILGRTPKRGAVEGA
- a CDS encoding CPBP family glutamic-type intramembrane protease, with product MKLDTAVVRTLLRTEILMLLRDRRTLVLSVVLPLLLMPLMMFGSQIMEKRRQQRLETAEYTFAVTGPAAAEVRPHVDATVARLLRERANDASVLRVREIVVTDGLAALRREQLDFVVEASTAPASPVVPPPGAPRPGDRSAGARETPVPGVPVVTVIKRGESDRSSRAASRWRDALRETRRLERAHLMAEAGLPVAVADVAVVTNANVATEGQVAGLTLGRLLTLMLLMFLLTGGSSVATDSLAGEKERGTLETLLTTAAGRVEIVTAKLLAVLLVALATTVIQVANLLVYVGFKIIPASAGFSAAIHPAATVLILALFLPLAALVASVLLLISGHARTYKEAQFLFLPVFLIGMVPALAAFLPGLKLRSAIAVIPVSNVAVAVKEILTGRFDWPMLVVTFAVNAAAAAWLVRLTVRALSTERLVSPTQTDSVAIVGGAPLFSRHVFRWFAVLWGILILTSGYLGESHIRVQVSVNLLVLFTGTVALILSRYRLEPRTALALRPVKPAVWLAVLIGAPAGLLTGIGVFRVAALVFPVPPQALEAFSKALLPADFPLWQAVIFVAVMPGIFEELLFRGVFLHGLVRRFHPIVAVVAIGAMFGLMHVSLFRLVPTAYLGMLLAGITLVTGSVFPAMLWHFLNNLLGVSSPSLNIPWEAFGPSTYGAAALALALSGWILWRNRTPYPGLRWRAPTSGA
- a CDS encoding redoxin domain-containing protein, yielding MTLTRVSAQDDAGLKPGDPAPAFTLPGSDGKTYRLADFVGKQPIVLAWFPKVFAKLUVIDCQPRRERGDALRAFDVAFFEASTDPVERNREIAEVLDLPHPILSDPGRRVAHAYGVLAGGRPAPARWTFYIGVDGRILFIDKQVVPDGHGEEVHARLEALGVRPRK
- a CDS encoding polyprenol monophosphomannose synthase, with the protein product MRVLVIVPTFNERETIEPLLHAILALDGYQAMVVDDRSPDGTGEIADLVAAKYPGRVSVLHRTGRAGLGRAYVDGFQHALIGDADRICQMDADFSHDPKALPELVAAVDDADLAIGSRYVHGISVVNWPLRRLVLSTFANRYIRAVTGLPLTDCTAGFRCWRRETLERIPLDRIVSEGYAFQVEMAFEAVRRGARVVEVPIVFTERTQGHSKLSGSRLTESLLMPWRLRARPALAAPSPSTAEPAPTTDPPLPIR
- a CDS encoding ABC transporter ATP-binding protein encodes the protein MTASITARALQKVFLDEGRGEVRAVDGVDFECHPGEIFGLLGANGAGKTTTLRLLSTILQPTAGSATVMGYDVMTAPEMVRRHLGFYSASTALYPRLTARETIDFFARVNGYAPERLSARVDQLVERFGIGPYAKARVDKLSSGMKQKVSIARTVAHDPPVLIFDEPTVGLDVLNALEMQKVIAEFRAEGKAIMFSTHIMSEAERLCDRIAIIHDGRILACDTLAALRQATGHRYLEDIFVHFVRPDVESPAAGDRP